One genomic region from Anguilla rostrata isolate EN2019 unplaced genomic scaffold, ASM1855537v3 scaf0841, whole genome shotgun sequence encodes:
- the LOC135246739 gene encoding adenosine receptor A3-like: protein MFGWYNRQTLAKMVVENFTTIVCTFVSVIPMTYLVYFQFFGRTLLPLLVMCALYAHVFRSISKRLQRSQAPGAEPHAYYAKERKLAKSLLLVLVLFAVGWLPLSVMNCVTIFGGDVPLVTIYIGILLTHANSAVNPVVYAFKVPKIRSAYLRAWRKCALCWQHGVSQRTESKSIED, encoded by the coding sequence ATGTTCGGCTGGTACAACCGCCAGACCCTGGCCAAGATGGTGGTGGAGAACTTCACCACCATCGTCTGCACGTTCGTGTCCGTCATCCCCATGACTTACCTGGTCTACTTCCAGTTCTTCGGGCGCAcgctgctccccctgctggtgatgtGTGCCCTCTACGCACACGTCTTCCGCTCCATCTCCAAGCGACTGCAGAGGAGCCAGGCCCCGGGTGCCGAACCCCACGCGTACTACGCCAAAGAGCGGAAGCTGGCCAAGTCCCTGCTGCTGGTCCTGGTCCTCTTCGCCGTCGGCTGGTTGCCGCTGAGCGTCATGAACTGCGTGACGATCTTTGGCGGCGACGTCCCTCTGGTCACCATCTACATCGGGATCCTCCTCACGCACGCCAACTCAGCCGTCAATCCGGTCGTGTACGCCTTCAAGGTGCCGAAGATCCGCAGTGCGTACCTGCGGGCCTGGAGGAAgtgcgccctctgctggcagcATGGGGTATCACAGCGCACCGAGAGCAAATCCATTGAAGATTAG